The following proteins are co-located in the Bubalus bubalis isolate 160015118507 breed Murrah chromosome 23, NDDB_SH_1, whole genome shotgun sequence genome:
- the LOC102395160 gene encoding translation initiation factor IF-2, which translates to MPGRQRAGPAGPSPSRGPPASARRVWLSAPIPSLRRAPSGPAPSPARPALPVPALPAPPGIPVPRALPAPSPGNGLTAGRAAPAAAVLDAARPRRPAPPPLPPGALHGLYAWLDALPLSRRKRHLARDFSDGGEGPGACPGVQTESPALVLLGQREPRGLVGGTARQRPRPGQVMLAEVVKLFRPRLVDLHNYVPTCNTGQKRSNWNVLNRKVFHKLGLSISEEEI; encoded by the exons ATGCCTGGACGGCAGCGCGCCGGGCCCGCCGGCCCTTCACCGTCTCGGGGACCCCCAGCCTCAGCGCGTCGGGTCTGGCTTTCCGCCCCCATCCCGAGCCTCCGGCGGGCACCCAGCGGGCCCGCGCCCTCACCTGCGCGCCCCGCCCTTCCGGTCCCGGCCCTTCCGGCCCCTCCCGGAATTCCGGTCCCACGGGCGCTTCCGGCGCCGTCGCCCGGCAACGGCCTAACAGCTGGCCGCGCCGCGCCGGCCGCCGCCGTGCTGGACGCTGCCCGGCCGCGCCGCCCGGccccgccgccgctgccgcccgGCGCCCTCCACGGTCTCTACGCCTGGCTGGACGCGCTGCCGCTCAGCCGCCGCAAGCGCCACCTGGCCCGGGACTTTAGCGACGGCGGTGAGGGGCCGGGGGCCTGCCCGGGCGTCCAGACCGAGAGCCCAGCGCTCGTCCTCCTCGGCCAGCGGGAGCCCCGGGGCCTGGTTGGCGGGACGGCCAGGCAAAGGCCGCGGCCCGGGCAAG TGATGCTGGCGGAGGTCGTGAAGCTCTTTCGCCCCCGGCTCGTGGACCTGCACAACTACGTCCCCACCTGCAACACCGGCCAGAAGCGCAGCAACTGGAACGTTCTCAACAG GAAAGTCTTCCACAAGCTGGGTCTCAGCATCTCAGAGGAAGAGATCTGA